Proteins encoded within one genomic window of Gloeobacter kilaueensis JS1:
- a CDS encoding ATP-dependent Zn protease, translating into MLLSILREAVADGLLAVVLSFLFWGMWQYPVWVTALLVAGTLVLLRLVRPLWARLMDRLHLRLNQWIEWPLWRRIAAVHEAGHVIVAHRLGVAVAGYALTPAASHLHQSCGATHFQPHSQPFDAEQILRTLTVLVAGKVSEELTLGKARGAGHDLRAFGQWVALIDEVLQSQGRTPPGMDFWLQACESKAREVLTESPQLVEQIADGMSRRTPIAALLEKIDESRRPSACVRAQ; encoded by the coding sequence TTGCTCCTATCCATCCTGCGGGAGGCTGTCGCCGATGGTTTACTGGCTGTCGTACTGTCTTTCTTGTTTTGGGGGATGTGGCAGTACCCGGTCTGGGTGACAGCACTGCTGGTGGCAGGTACCCTTGTCCTGCTGCGCCTCGTCCGGCCCTTGTGGGCACGGCTGATGGACCGGCTGCACCTGCGGCTCAACCAGTGGATCGAATGGCCCCTGTGGCGGCGGATCGCAGCGGTACACGAGGCAGGGCACGTGATCGTCGCCCATCGCCTCGGCGTCGCCGTCGCCGGTTACGCGCTCACACCGGCAGCCAGCCACCTGCACCAGAGTTGCGGTGCGACCCATTTTCAACCGCACTCCCAGCCGTTCGATGCCGAGCAGATCCTGCGCACCCTGACGGTCCTGGTGGCAGGCAAGGTCAGCGAAGAATTGACCCTGGGCAAGGCGCGGGGGGCCGGGCACGACCTGCGCGCCTTTGGGCAGTGGGTGGCCCTCATCGACGAAGTGCTCCAGAGCCAGGGGCGCACTCCGCCTGGGATGGACTTCTGGCTGCAGGCTTGCGAGAGCAAAGCCCGTGAAGTGCTCACCGAGTCGCCCCAGCTTGTCGAGCAGATCGCCGACGGCATGAGCAGGCGCACACCCATTGCCGCCTTACTCGAAAAAATCGACGAGAGCCGCCGTCCCTCCGCCTGCGTCCGAGCGCAATAA